A genome region from Oceanispirochaeta sp. M1 includes the following:
- a CDS encoding helix-turn-helix domain-containing protein → MHWQVKKLPMPESAMDGPEGKRVICNIPMKHPYMDKFRFGLEQVAAINDIELEIIDTERDYNAQVDYANIVIDRKPDLTIHLMPEFSHVKGLYQKIYSAGIPIICSNLMPAQEDLPYILSWTGPHDWEMSRELARHFASYMNFEGGYTLIQHLEGTSCNVARTWGVISELKRIAPRMRCLDYCSTEMNQQLSEKAVEIWLKKYGKELKGIVSADSLIVQNGINRALSRMKRADIICVSHWSPPEALNLIKHDKLMATTYQSGIIDGTLSMQTAVDWFNGFEIPPVCFMPVHVITRDDVEQFLTKRNELPIIDYDPFTVSLKLGDSPGIESYFQDLIRKFQECSLITAEYCSGVAIEILSRFIAVSAEKGINNRSLTGCNNPAMLTKQILHQKSFDRTMDWLEKIALKYCDLIKTELPSKISIEQIVEYVRHNSMKPLSLKTLSFQFNLSAAYLGQLYKKETGDNFSSHLNVIRVEQAKILLRNPLLKEYEIAKEVGYSDSSYFFRIFKKQTGMNPSEYREKFHLS, encoded by the coding sequence ATGCACTGGCAGGTCAAAAAACTTCCCATGCCGGAAAGTGCAATGGATGGTCCTGAAGGAAAGAGGGTTATCTGCAATATTCCCATGAAACACCCCTATATGGACAAATTCAGATTCGGCCTGGAACAGGTGGCTGCAATAAATGATATTGAGCTTGAAATTATTGATACAGAGCGGGATTACAATGCTCAGGTGGATTATGCAAATATCGTTATTGATAGAAAGCCTGATCTGACAATTCATCTCATGCCGGAGTTCAGCCATGTTAAGGGTTTATATCAGAAGATATACTCTGCAGGTATCCCCATTATCTGCAGCAACCTGATGCCGGCACAGGAGGATCTCCCTTATATCCTATCCTGGACGGGTCCTCATGACTGGGAGATGTCCAGAGAACTGGCTCGTCATTTTGCCAGCTATATGAACTTTGAGGGTGGTTATACGCTCATTCAGCATCTTGAGGGAACATCCTGCAATGTAGCCAGAACCTGGGGTGTTATTTCTGAACTCAAGAGGATCGCTCCCCGTATGCGCTGCCTGGATTATTGTTCAACCGAGATGAATCAGCAGCTTTCTGAGAAGGCTGTGGAGATCTGGTTGAAAAAATATGGAAAGGAGCTGAAAGGGATCGTCTCTGCAGACAGTCTGATTGTTCAGAATGGGATTAACAGGGCCCTTTCCAGGATGAAGAGAGCTGATATTATCTGTGTCTCTCACTGGAGTCCTCCGGAAGCTCTTAATTTAATAAAGCATGACAAGCTTATGGCAACTACCTATCAGTCGGGTATTATTGACGGAACATTGTCCATGCAGACAGCAGTTGACTGGTTCAACGGTTTTGAGATCCCCCCAGTCTGTTTTATGCCTGTACATGTTATTACAAGGGATGATGTTGAACAGTTTCTTACCAAGAGGAATGAGTTACCCATTATTGATTATGATCCTTTTACGGTTTCACTGAAACTGGGGGACAGCCCGGGTATTGAATCCTATTTTCAGGATCTGATCAGAAAGTTTCAGGAATGCAGTCTCATCACAGCCGAATACTGCAGCGGTGTAGCTATTGAAATTCTATCCCGCTTTATTGCAGTAAGTGCAGAAAAGGGGATAAATAACCGAAGCCTGACAGGGTGTAATAATCCCGCCATGCTGACAAAACAGATTCTTCATCAGAAGAGTTTTGATAGGACTATGGATTGGCTGGAGAAGATTGCCCTAAAATATTGTGATCTTATCAAGACCGAACTTCCCTCAAAGATCTCCATTGAACAGATTGTTGAATATGTAAGGCATAACTCGATGAAACCGCTGTCTCTTAAAACATTGTCTTTTCAATTTAACCTTTCCGCGGCATATCTGGGGCAGCTTTACAAAAAGGAGACTGGAGATAATTTTTCAAGTCATCTTAATGTTATCAGAGTGGAGCAGGCTAAAATTCTCCTTCGTAATCCTCTTCTTAAAGAGTATGAAATAGCTAAAGAAGTGGGATATTCAGACTCCAGTTATTTCTTCAGAATCTTCAAAAAACAGACAGGAATGAATCCGTCTGAGTATCGTGAAAAGTTTCATTTGAGTTGA